One Cryptomeria japonica chromosome 9, Sugi_1.0, whole genome shotgun sequence genomic window carries:
- the LOC131030217 gene encoding monooxygenase 2 isoform X2 yields MGEDHDIVIVGGGVAGLAIALALHKVGLKSLVLERADCLRTAGAAFNMWPNAWKALDALGVADALRPFYSQIDGIRGFSICSGVCKNVSLKRGGKGDSNVKLESRCIERMALLEALARELPEGSVRFNSKIVSLHRESLSPFTMLELADGTSLKAKIVIGCDGVYSVVARWMGLPPAKSVGRTSIRGMVTYTEGHNFEKLNVQVWGKGLRTGFVTCTDKKVYWFLTRRSQPQEICGNAEIVRNAALEMVKDFPDPIAEIIKSSPAETINMADLKVRWVWPWEWGRGMEKGKGSVTIVGDALHPMTPDLGQGACMALEDAVHLSRCLEQAIKSINIAEWGEVQVEKIESCFNKYLQERRWRVSSITSAAFVIGFVQEGSSRFTRFVRDWIFFPLFSMRYILYFAESC; encoded by the exons ATGGGCGAAGACCATGATATTGTGATTGTAGGAGGGGGAGTTGCAGGGTTAGCCATTGCACTTGCCCTCCATAA GGTGGGATTGAAGAGCCTGGTACTTGAGCGCGCCGATTGCCTTCGAACTGCAGGCGCTGCCTTCAATATGTGGCCTAATGCCTGGAAAGCACTTGATGCTTTGGGCGTAGCAGATGCCCTTCGCCCATTTTACTCTCAAATTGACGG GATTCGGGGCTTTTCAATTTGCAGTGGAGTTTGCAAGAATGTCAGTCTGAAAAGAGGAGGGAAAGG GGACTCAAATGTGAAACTGGAATCTCGGTGCATAGAAAGAATGGCACTTTTGGAAGCACTGGCCAGGGAATTGCCTGAAGGGAGCGTCAGATTCAACTCCAAAATCGTGTCGTTGCACAGAGAGAGCCTCTCTCCATTCACCATGCTAGAGCTTGCAGACGGAACATCCCTCAAAGCGAAG ATCGTGATAGGATGTGATGGAGTGTACTCAGTGGTTGCAAGATGGATGGGCCTCCCACCAGCCAAATCTGTGGGACGCACTTCCATTAGGGGCATGGTCACATATACAGAAGGCCATAATTTCGAAAAGCTGAACGTACAGGTCTGGGGCAAAGGATTGAGGACAGGGTTTGTCACTTGCACAGACAAAAAAGTCTACTGGTTTCTAACCAGGAGATCACAGCCACAAG AGATCTGTGGGAATGCTGAGATTGTTCGAAACGCAGCTCTGGAGATGGTTAAGGATTTTCCTGACCCCATTGCAGAGATAATAAAGTCTAGTCCAGCAGAGACCATTAATATGGCAGATCTGAAGGTGAGGTGGGTGTGGCCATGGGAGTGGGGAAGAGGGATGGAAAAGGGAAAGGGAAGCGTAACCATTGTTGGAGATGCATTGCACCCAATGACGCCTGATCTTGGTCAGGGCGCCTGTATGGCTCTAGAGGACGCTGTCCATCTGAGCAGATGCTTAGAGCAAGCCATCAAATCTATAAACATAGCAGAGTGGGGAGAAGTCCAGGTGGAAAAGATAGAGTCCTGTTTCAACAAATACCTGCAGGAGAGAAGGTGGCGAGTATCTAGTATTACAAGTGCTGCATTTGTGATAGGATTTGTGCAGGAAGGATCCTCAAGATTCACTCGTTTTGTTCGTGATTGGATTTTCTTCCCTTTGTTCTCTATGAGATATATTCTCTACTTTGCAGAATCTTGCTAA
- the LOC131030217 gene encoding monooxygenase 2 isoform X3, whose protein sequence is MWPNAWKALDALGVADALRPFYSQIDGIRGFSICSGVCKNVSLKRGGKGDSNVKLESRCIERMALLEALARELPEGSVRFNSKIVSLHRESLSPFTMLELADGTSLKAKIVIGCDGVYSVVARWMGLPPAKSVGRTSIRGMVTYTEGHNFEKLNVQVWGKGLRTGFVTCTDKKVYWFLTRRSQPQDAEICGNAEIVRNAALEMVKDFPDPIAEIIKSSPAETINMADLKVRWVWPWEWGRGMEKGKGSVTIVGDALHPMTPDLGQGACMALEDAVHLSRCLEQAIKSINIAEWGEVQVEKIESCFNKYLQERRWRVSSITSAAFVIGFVQEGSSRFTRFVRDWIFFPLFSMRYILYFAESC, encoded by the exons ATGTGGCCTAATGCCTGGAAAGCACTTGATGCTTTGGGCGTAGCAGATGCCCTTCGCCCATTTTACTCTCAAATTGACGG GATTCGGGGCTTTTCAATTTGCAGTGGAGTTTGCAAGAATGTCAGTCTGAAAAGAGGAGGGAAAGG GGACTCAAATGTGAAACTGGAATCTCGGTGCATAGAAAGAATGGCACTTTTGGAAGCACTGGCCAGGGAATTGCCTGAAGGGAGCGTCAGATTCAACTCCAAAATCGTGTCGTTGCACAGAGAGAGCCTCTCTCCATTCACCATGCTAGAGCTTGCAGACGGAACATCCCTCAAAGCGAAG ATCGTGATAGGATGTGATGGAGTGTACTCAGTGGTTGCAAGATGGATGGGCCTCCCACCAGCCAAATCTGTGGGACGCACTTCCATTAGGGGCATGGTCACATATACAGAAGGCCATAATTTCGAAAAGCTGAACGTACAGGTCTGGGGCAAAGGATTGAGGACAGGGTTTGTCACTTGCACAGACAAAAAAGTCTACTGGTTTCTAACCAGGAGATCACAGCCACAAG ATGCAGAGATCTGTGGGAATGCTGAGATTGTTCGAAACGCAGCTCTGGAGATGGTTAAGGATTTTCCTGACCCCATTGCAGAGATAATAAAGTCTAGTCCAGCAGAGACCATTAATATGGCAGATCTGAAGGTGAGGTGGGTGTGGCCATGGGAGTGGGGAAGAGGGATGGAAAAGGGAAAGGGAAGCGTAACCATTGTTGGAGATGCATTGCACCCAATGACGCCTGATCTTGGTCAGGGCGCCTGTATGGCTCTAGAGGACGCTGTCCATCTGAGCAGATGCTTAGAGCAAGCCATCAAATCTATAAACATAGCAGAGTGGGGAGAAGTCCAGGTGGAAAAGATAGAGTCCTGTTTCAACAAATACCTGCAGGAGAGAAGGTGGCGAGTATCTAGTATTACAAGTGCTGCATTTGTGATAGGATTTGTGCAGGAAGGATCCTCAAGATTCACTCGTTTTGTTCGTGATTGGATTTTCTTCCCTTTGTTCTCTATGAGATATATTCTCTACTTTGCAGAATCTTGCTAA
- the LOC131030217 gene encoding monooxygenase 2 isoform X1, translating into MGEDHDIVIVGGGVAGLAIALALHKVGLKSLVLERADCLRTAGAAFNMWPNAWKALDALGVADALRPFYSQIDGIRGFSICSGVCKNVSLKRGGKGDSNVKLESRCIERMALLEALARELPEGSVRFNSKIVSLHRESLSPFTMLELADGTSLKAKIVIGCDGVYSVVARWMGLPPAKSVGRTSIRGMVTYTEGHNFEKLNVQVWGKGLRTGFVTCTDKKVYWFLTRRSQPQDAEICGNAEIVRNAALEMVKDFPDPIAEIIKSSPAETINMADLKVRWVWPWEWGRGMEKGKGSVTIVGDALHPMTPDLGQGACMALEDAVHLSRCLEQAIKSINIAEWGEVQVEKIESCFNKYLQERRWRVSSITSAAFVIGFVQEGSSRFTRFVRDWIFFPLFSMRYILYFAESC; encoded by the exons ATGGGCGAAGACCATGATATTGTGATTGTAGGAGGGGGAGTTGCAGGGTTAGCCATTGCACTTGCCCTCCATAA GGTGGGATTGAAGAGCCTGGTACTTGAGCGCGCCGATTGCCTTCGAACTGCAGGCGCTGCCTTCAATATGTGGCCTAATGCCTGGAAAGCACTTGATGCTTTGGGCGTAGCAGATGCCCTTCGCCCATTTTACTCTCAAATTGACGG GATTCGGGGCTTTTCAATTTGCAGTGGAGTTTGCAAGAATGTCAGTCTGAAAAGAGGAGGGAAAGG GGACTCAAATGTGAAACTGGAATCTCGGTGCATAGAAAGAATGGCACTTTTGGAAGCACTGGCCAGGGAATTGCCTGAAGGGAGCGTCAGATTCAACTCCAAAATCGTGTCGTTGCACAGAGAGAGCCTCTCTCCATTCACCATGCTAGAGCTTGCAGACGGAACATCCCTCAAAGCGAAG ATCGTGATAGGATGTGATGGAGTGTACTCAGTGGTTGCAAGATGGATGGGCCTCCCACCAGCCAAATCTGTGGGACGCACTTCCATTAGGGGCATGGTCACATATACAGAAGGCCATAATTTCGAAAAGCTGAACGTACAGGTCTGGGGCAAAGGATTGAGGACAGGGTTTGTCACTTGCACAGACAAAAAAGTCTACTGGTTTCTAACCAGGAGATCACAGCCACAAG ATGCAGAGATCTGTGGGAATGCTGAGATTGTTCGAAACGCAGCTCTGGAGATGGTTAAGGATTTTCCTGACCCCATTGCAGAGATAATAAAGTCTAGTCCAGCAGAGACCATTAATATGGCAGATCTGAAGGTGAGGTGGGTGTGGCCATGGGAGTGGGGAAGAGGGATGGAAAAGGGAAAGGGAAGCGTAACCATTGTTGGAGATGCATTGCACCCAATGACGCCTGATCTTGGTCAGGGCGCCTGTATGGCTCTAGAGGACGCTGTCCATCTGAGCAGATGCTTAGAGCAAGCCATCAAATCTATAAACATAGCAGAGTGGGGAGAAGTCCAGGTGGAAAAGATAGAGTCCTGTTTCAACAAATACCTGCAGGAGAGAAGGTGGCGAGTATCTAGTATTACAAGTGCTGCATTTGTGATAGGATTTGTGCAGGAAGGATCCTCAAGATTCACTCGTTTTGTTCGTGATTGGATTTTCTTCCCTTTGTTCTCTATGAGATATATTCTCTACTTTGCAGAATCTTGCTAA